In the genome of Bremerella sp. JC817, one region contains:
- a CDS encoding class I SAM-dependent methyltransferase, protein MAPHDLRSTERFSSRVDNYVRFRPGYPQEVLSVLEQEIGFGTDWIVADVGSGTGISAGLFLKHGNVVIGVEPNLEMRSAAEQLLEGFSRFQSVTGTADNTTLGNQSVDLIVVAQAFHWFDPLNARTEFLRIVKPNGWVSLLWNLPRHYASPFLQDYQQLLIEYGIDYLKVRALTSQESTIEALYGGTEFRKFVLQNEQQFDLESLRGRLLSSSYAPTEDHANYEPMLEKLERIFEQHESDGVVRFEYDTEIFLGQLSA, encoded by the coding sequence ATGGCTCCCCACGATCTTCGGTCAACTGAGCGGTTCTCCAGTCGTGTCGATAACTACGTTCGCTTTCGGCCCGGGTATCCGCAGGAAGTGCTCTCCGTTCTTGAACAGGAGATTGGCTTTGGTACCGATTGGATCGTCGCGGATGTCGGTTCAGGCACCGGAATCTCGGCCGGTCTATTTCTGAAGCACGGAAACGTGGTAATTGGAGTCGAACCCAATCTCGAGATGCGGTCTGCGGCGGAACAATTGCTGGAAGGGTTCTCGCGTTTTCAGAGTGTCACTGGGACTGCGGATAACACCACGCTTGGAAACCAAAGTGTCGACCTGATTGTCGTGGCCCAGGCCTTCCATTGGTTTGACCCGTTGAACGCCCGGACAGAGTTCTTACGGATCGTGAAACCGAACGGATGGGTGAGCTTGTTGTGGAATCTTCCGCGGCATTACGCCAGTCCGTTTCTCCAAGATTACCAGCAACTGCTGATCGAGTACGGAATCGACTACCTGAAGGTCCGCGCGCTGACAAGCCAGGAGTCCACCATTGAAGCACTCTATGGCGGCACCGAATTCAGAAAGTTCGTCCTCCAAAACGAACAGCAGTTTGATCTGGAATCGCTGCGAGGCAGGCTACTCTCCTCTTCGTATGCTCCAACCGAAGACCATGCCAACTATGAGCCAATGCTCGAGAAGCTTGAGCGGATCTTCGAACAGCATGAAAGCGATGGGGTTGTCCGGTTTGAGTACGATACCGAGATCTTCCTGGGGCAACTGAGTGCTTAA
- a CDS encoding DUF983 domain-containing protein, which yields MSRFLLIFWRSLNLHCPCCGRGSMRRGWFTMPQHCPECGIEVERESGFFLGSIYFNCGIATVVTAIAMPLLYFTQVISHQWTLASGAIFAIGFPVLFFPWARSFWLGLDEFLDPRVRNESRKPSS from the coding sequence TTGTCGCGATTCCTGTTGATCTTCTGGCGTTCGCTAAATCTGCACTGCCCTTGCTGTGGCCGGGGAAGCATGCGGCGAGGTTGGTTTACGATGCCGCAGCATTGTCCTGAGTGCGGAATCGAAGTCGAACGCGAATCCGGTTTCTTCCTTGGCTCGATTTATTTCAACTGTGGAATCGCCACGGTTGTCACGGCGATCGCAATGCCGCTGTTGTACTTCACGCAGGTGATCAGCCATCAATGGACACTTGCCAGCGGAGCGATCTTCGCAATTGGCTTTCCGGTGCTGTTCTTTCCGTGGGCTCGTAGCTTTTGGTTGGGCCTGGATGAATTCTTAGATCCGCGGGTAAGGAATGAGTCACGCAAGCCTAGCTCTTAA
- a CDS encoding NADPH-dependent assimilatory sulfite reductase hemoprotein subunit, with product MSSTSRSKPNRVEQIKAESQFLAGTIRDDLSSDAATFGKDNLQLLKFHGTYQQDDRDARVSLRQQGKDKAFSMMVRCRIPGGRLTSRQFLAHLDLCDLLGNSTMKITTRQTIQLHGIVKQDLRQTIATINSLGLSTFAACGDVNRNVMCCPAKKNSPVHQAIEQLTKDLAEELAPRTTTYRELWVLDDKTGERHLVEEHSATREMSDTTEPLYGPTYLPRKFKCAVISPDDNCVDVYTQDLGFIAIVQQNEVVGYNVVVGGGMGTTPSNSATFPALAQPMAFCLPKQAIDVAKAVLIVQRDHGNRSDRKVARMKYLIANWGLPKFRAAVEDVLGYSLESPREVVIRQTDDHMGWQSQEDGLWSYGLNIENGRVSDGKTVHLKNALRQLAEFHQEEIRLSANQSLIFCNIPADKREQFDSILKGSQVRSTEETSLVRRHSLACVALPTCGLAVTEAERRLPFVMDQLEAVLQSLELDRSQFTVRMTGCPNGCARPYAADVALVGKAVDRYTLFVGGTLRGDRLAFLLKDMVTSEDIVAELTSLFIAFRNHRLNDETLGDFCHRLGGESLLSLCHQSRESEDFTTALSAKGSL from the coding sequence ATGTCATCCACTAGCCGTTCCAAGCCGAATCGCGTCGAGCAGATCAAGGCCGAAAGCCAGTTTTTGGCCGGTACGATCCGCGATGATCTCTCGTCCGATGCCGCCACATTCGGGAAAGACAATCTCCAGCTCCTGAAGTTCCACGGGACTTACCAGCAAGATGACCGCGATGCCCGGGTTTCGTTGCGGCAGCAAGGGAAAGACAAGGCGTTTTCGATGATGGTCCGCTGCCGCATCCCTGGCGGCCGGCTCACATCCCGGCAGTTTCTGGCCCATCTCGACCTATGCGATCTGCTCGGCAATTCGACGATGAAGATCACGACGCGGCAAACTATCCAGTTGCATGGGATCGTGAAGCAAGATCTTCGCCAGACCATCGCCACGATCAACTCGCTCGGGTTGTCGACGTTCGCAGCGTGTGGTGATGTTAATCGCAACGTGATGTGTTGCCCGGCGAAGAAGAACTCGCCCGTTCACCAGGCGATCGAGCAGCTCACGAAAGACCTCGCCGAAGAGCTAGCACCACGCACGACGACTTATCGCGAACTTTGGGTGCTGGACGATAAGACCGGCGAGCGGCACCTGGTCGAAGAACATTCGGCGACTCGTGAAATGAGCGATACGACCGAACCGCTTTATGGGCCAACGTATTTGCCACGCAAGTTCAAGTGTGCGGTGATCAGCCCGGACGACAACTGTGTCGATGTGTATACCCAGGACCTGGGCTTCATTGCGATCGTTCAGCAAAACGAAGTCGTTGGTTACAACGTCGTCGTTGGTGGTGGCATGGGTACCACGCCGAGTAACTCAGCGACCTTCCCGGCCTTAGCCCAGCCGATGGCGTTCTGTCTGCCGAAGCAAGCGATCGATGTGGCCAAAGCTGTTTTGATTGTCCAGCGCGACCATGGCAATCGGAGCGATCGGAAGGTGGCTCGCATGAAGTACTTGATCGCGAATTGGGGCCTTCCCAAGTTTCGTGCGGCCGTGGAAGACGTGCTCGGCTATTCGCTGGAATCCCCACGCGAGGTGGTAATTCGTCAGACCGATGACCATATGGGTTGGCAGTCGCAAGAGGATGGCTTGTGGTCGTATGGACTCAACATCGAGAACGGCCGAGTCAGCGACGGCAAGACGGTTCACCTCAAAAATGCCTTACGACAGCTGGCCGAGTTTCATCAGGAAGAAATTCGTCTGTCGGCCAACCAAAGTCTCATCTTCTGCAACATCCCAGCGGACAAGCGCGAACAATTCGATTCGATCTTGAAAGGGAGCCAGGTCCGATCGACCGAAGAGACCAGCCTTGTCCGGCGGCACTCGTTGGCTTGCGTAGCGCTGCCGACCTGCGGTTTGGCGGTGACCGAGGCCGAAAGGCGACTTCCTTTCGTAATGGACCAACTGGAAGCAGTCCTGCAGTCGCTGGAGCTCGATCGCAGCCAATTCACCGTCCGCATGACGGGCTGTCCGAATGGATGTGCTCGGCCCTATGCCGCCGATGTGGCGCTCGTGGGTAAAGCGGTCGATCGTTATACGCTCTTTGTCGGGGGAACGCTTCGTGGCGATCGGCTGGCGTTCCTGCTGAAAGACATGGTTACCAGTGAAGATATCGTTGCGGAACTAACCAGTCTATTCATCGCGTTTCGCAACCATCGTCTTAATGACGAAACCCTCGGAGACTTCTGCCACCGCCTAGGAGGCGAATCATTGTTATCGCTCTGCCATCAAAGTCGTGAGTCGGAAGATTTCACCACAGCCCTTTCCGCGAAAGGATCGTTATGA
- a CDS encoding PLP-dependent aminotransferase family protein produces the protein MRRTDWVPRIDAPNLPLFEAIAKSIADDIAAGKLLPGDHLPTQRQLAKKLDLDVTTIARGYSTAASRGHIESRVGAGTFVRGAAISSETIPVRADVADRTMNQPPDVEPDLVESMKRSAAEAMHAFPQVLRYQPEGGDVRDKGAAIHWLSRRGIAVESHTLHITTGAHAALTAVLSAELAEGGAIASEQVTYPGLFGIARLLRCPIHGIPADRDGILPEALAEAIPKKNIRVLYLNPTLHNPTTETMPLNRRLEIIEVARRFGIPIVEDDAYGFLPIKPPPAMVMLAPDCTYYVGGLAKCLGPGLRIAYLLVPQQTDRIEVTERLRAVSVMASPITTAIATHWIESGLADKIVVGVRHETKQRIQLLKQTIPGRFRKTNDFCFHAWVETPRRVPVKALVDMLRGYRIGAVPANEFCTEEVAPPAFRFCVGGPVSFATLQQAMESIRPYYES, from the coding sequence ATGCGGCGAACGGACTGGGTTCCTCGAATCGATGCCCCTAATCTCCCGCTGTTCGAGGCGATTGCCAAGTCAATTGCCGACGACATCGCGGCGGGCAAACTGCTGCCTGGCGATCATCTGCCGACCCAAAGGCAACTTGCCAAGAAGCTTGATCTGGACGTAACAACGATCGCCCGCGGCTATTCGACGGCGGCCAGCCGGGGGCATATTGAATCACGGGTCGGAGCAGGCACCTTCGTTCGCGGAGCGGCGATCTCGAGCGAAACGATTCCGGTTCGAGCCGACGTGGCCGATCGAACCATGAATCAGCCCCCCGACGTCGAGCCTGACCTGGTCGAGAGCATGAAACGCTCGGCCGCGGAAGCCATGCACGCATTTCCTCAGGTCTTGCGTTATCAGCCAGAAGGGGGCGACGTCCGAGACAAAGGGGCGGCGATTCACTGGCTTTCGCGGCGCGGGATCGCGGTCGAAAGCCATACGCTCCACATCACCACCGGTGCTCATGCCGCGTTGACAGCGGTGCTTTCGGCTGAGTTGGCGGAGGGAGGTGCCATTGCCAGCGAGCAAGTCACCTACCCAGGCCTGTTTGGAATCGCACGGCTGCTGCGCTGCCCCATCCATGGGATTCCCGCAGATCGTGATGGGATCTTGCCTGAGGCATTGGCGGAAGCGATCCCCAAGAAGAATATCCGCGTCCTCTATCTCAATCCGACATTGCACAATCCGACGACGGAAACTATGCCGCTTAATCGACGGCTCGAAATCATCGAGGTCGCTCGTAGATTTGGCATTCCGATCGTCGAAGACGATGCCTACGGCTTCCTTCCCATTAAGCCCCCTCCGGCGATGGTAATGCTGGCGCCAGACTGCACCTATTATGTCGGTGGCCTCGCGAAGTGCCTCGGGCCAGGGCTGCGGATCGCCTATTTATTGGTGCCGCAGCAAACCGATCGGATCGAGGTGACGGAGCGACTTCGCGCGGTATCGGTGATGGCCTCACCGATTACCACCGCGATTGCAACGCATTGGATTGAAAGCGGCTTGGCCGACAAGATTGTGGTCGGAGTTCGTCACGAGACCAAGCAGCGGATTCAACTCCTCAAGCAAACAATTCCAGGTCGATTTCGTAAGACGAACGACTTCTGTTTTCATGCCTGGGTTGAAACACCGCGTCGAGTGCCAGTGAAGGCATTAGTCGACATGTTGCGGGGATATCGTATTGGTGCTGTTCCAGCCAACGAGTTCTGTACGGAAGAAGTGGCCCCGCCTGCCTTTCGATTCTGCGTGGGAGGGCCAGTATCGTTTGCCACCCTCCAGCAGGCAATGGAATCGATTCGCCCTTACTACGAATCGTAA
- a CDS encoding efflux RND transporter permease subunit, whose protein sequence is MKTLVDWAMRNQPAMNILMIAAIVGGFYFTSQLNRELFPDFEMETVMVTVSYPGATPDEVEQGICQKIEEAVRSVTGIRKITSTATEGNASVSIELMSNVSDPDRVLNEIRSEVDRISSFPEMAEDAEVRRQARQETAIRVGLLGPPPTSVDAALKLREVAEQVREELLGLPGVADIDISGAKDYQIDIEIPEERLRSYGLSLSKVASIVAKENYELPGGTIRDDSQEILLRGHSRKLYGEEIAELPLLSGNSGTVLTIGEIGIVRDEFTDTAAICEINGEPGLALSVIRNKTDDLLAVVDEVYQYVETADLPDGYHLVTWSDQSVDVRERVQLLIVNGLQGLALVAFLLALFLDLRAAFWVAIGIPFCVFVTGAYLYFSGQTLNMLSMFAFIMALGIVVDDAIVVCENIHAHQQMGKTPWQAAFDGTSEVVPSVMTAVLTTVAAFVPLLFVTGQMGKMLSVMPVALLAMLIVSMLEAFMILPCHMSHHDSLVFRAMRVIFYPFIWVVHVIGWLNRLTSRVLDTFIQYFYLPTLRLVLANKSISMAMIIGLLVVSGGLIRAGIVPFVFLGKIDSKNLVCSVTFPDGTPVGETDRWTRRITEAFETLNERFAAEGTPLAQTYCRVVGSQVSLGPPGSGSSTSGASHKGSVEVELVSSQERPLSSAEILSLWRDEVGEIPGVDSLTFDTMFSGPGGTPIQFKLMASSAHAEELSGAVELCKQQLERFPGVFDVADDAIPGKWEYRVRVKEDAMPLGVTSSDLANTLRNAYYGAEVMRIQRGRHEVKIMVRYPLSDRQNLANFRDVWVRTDDGVERPLSEIADVEIVRGYSEINRMEQKRTVTISADVDEGQANAFEVVQSLQTDFVPILKEQFPNVSVRWEGQQEQTQESVSSLLTGFIVALLAILVLLAIEFKSYFQPLLIMAIIPFALIGAVLGHWYLGRPLELFSLLGLVGLCGIVVNDSIVLVDFINHRVKEGIPLGQALEEAGTRRLRPVLLTSVTTVGGLMPLMFETSRQAQMLIPMATSIACGLMVSTLLVLYMVPVFYAIYVRIYEMTIGPFTAGGSH, encoded by the coding sequence ATGAAAACCTTGGTGGATTGGGCGATGCGCAATCAGCCCGCAATGAACATCTTGATGATTGCGGCGATCGTTGGTGGTTTCTACTTCACTAGCCAACTCAATCGTGAACTGTTCCCTGACTTCGAAATGGAAACCGTGATGGTGACCGTTTCTTACCCAGGAGCCACGCCTGACGAAGTCGAGCAAGGGATTTGTCAGAAGATCGAAGAAGCGGTGCGTTCGGTCACCGGCATTCGGAAGATTACCTCTACGGCGACCGAAGGAAATGCCTCAGTCTCGATCGAATTGATGTCGAACGTCTCTGATCCGGACCGCGTGCTGAACGAAATCCGCTCAGAGGTTGATCGAATCTCGAGCTTTCCCGAGATGGCAGAAGATGCCGAAGTTCGTCGTCAGGCTCGCCAAGAAACGGCGATTCGCGTGGGCCTGCTTGGTCCCCCGCCCACCAGTGTCGACGCGGCCCTGAAGCTGCGCGAAGTCGCCGAGCAAGTTCGTGAAGAATTGCTTGGGCTGCCTGGCGTCGCGGACATCGACATTTCCGGGGCAAAGGACTACCAGATTGATATTGAGATCCCAGAAGAACGCCTCCGATCGTATGGGCTCTCCCTTTCCAAGGTCGCCTCGATCGTCGCGAAAGAGAACTATGAGCTTCCCGGCGGCACCATTCGTGATGATTCGCAAGAGATTCTGCTGCGGGGCCATAGTCGCAAGCTTTACGGCGAAGAGATCGCCGAGCTTCCGCTTCTGTCAGGCAATAGCGGAACTGTATTGACAATCGGTGAAATTGGAATTGTTCGCGATGAATTCACCGATACGGCCGCCATTTGCGAAATCAATGGTGAGCCAGGTCTGGCGCTGTCGGTCATTCGCAATAAGACCGACGACCTGCTGGCTGTGGTGGATGAAGTCTACCAATATGTCGAAACGGCCGACTTGCCGGATGGCTATCACCTGGTGACCTGGAGTGACCAATCCGTCGACGTTCGCGAACGTGTGCAACTCTTGATCGTGAACGGTCTACAAGGGCTGGCATTGGTTGCCTTTCTGCTGGCATTGTTTCTCGACCTTCGTGCCGCATTCTGGGTAGCGATCGGAATTCCGTTTTGCGTTTTCGTAACCGGGGCCTACCTGTATTTCTCCGGCCAGACGCTCAATATGCTCTCGATGTTCGCCTTCATCATGGCGCTCGGTATCGTGGTCGACGATGCCATCGTGGTTTGCGAAAACATCCATGCCCATCAGCAAATGGGCAAGACACCGTGGCAGGCGGCGTTTGATGGAACTTCCGAAGTCGTTCCTTCCGTGATGACCGCCGTGCTGACCACAGTTGCCGCATTCGTTCCCTTGCTGTTTGTCACAGGGCAGATGGGCAAGATGCTCAGTGTGATGCCGGTTGCCTTGCTTGCAATGTTGATCGTCTCGATGCTCGAGGCCTTCATGATTTTGCCATGCCACATGAGCCACCACGACAGTCTTGTCTTCCGGGCAATGCGTGTCATCTTCTACCCATTCATTTGGGTCGTGCACGTAATTGGTTGGCTTAATCGGTTGACGTCGAGAGTACTCGATACTTTCATCCAATACTTCTATTTGCCGACGCTCCGGTTAGTACTGGCCAACAAGTCGATCTCCATGGCCATGATCATTGGACTACTCGTTGTATCGGGTGGACTGATCCGGGCTGGGATCGTTCCGTTTGTTTTTTTGGGGAAAATCGATAGTAAGAATCTCGTCTGCTCGGTCACATTTCCAGACGGCACCCCCGTCGGCGAGACCGATCGGTGGACACGACGCATTACCGAAGCGTTCGAGACGCTGAATGAACGCTTCGCTGCAGAAGGAACTCCATTGGCACAAACCTACTGCCGAGTTGTTGGATCGCAAGTTTCGCTCGGGCCTCCGGGATCTGGCAGTTCGACCAGCGGAGCAAGCCACAAAGGAAGCGTCGAAGTTGAACTGGTCAGCAGCCAAGAACGCCCGTTGTCCAGCGCTGAGATCCTTTCCCTGTGGCGTGACGAAGTGGGTGAAATTCCGGGCGTCGACAGCCTGACATTCGACACCATGTTCAGCGGTCCTGGCGGAACGCCAATCCAGTTCAAACTGATGGCCAGTAGCGCTCATGCCGAAGAACTGAGCGGCGCGGTGGAACTGTGCAAGCAACAACTCGAACGCTTCCCAGGCGTGTTCGACGTTGCTGACGACGCGATCCCGGGCAAATGGGAGTACCGCGTTCGCGTCAAAGAAGACGCTATGCCGCTGGGGGTCACCTCGTCTGATCTCGCGAATACCCTTCGCAATGCCTACTACGGCGCGGAAGTGATGCGTATCCAGCGTGGGCGACACGAAGTGAAGATCATGGTTCGCTATCCATTGAGCGACCGCCAAAACCTCGCGAACTTCCGCGATGTGTGGGTCCGCACCGATGATGGTGTCGAACGCCCACTCTCGGAAATTGCCGACGTCGAGATCGTGCGCGGCTATTCCGAGATCAACCGAATGGAGCAGAAGCGTACCGTCACGATCTCGGCCGATGTCGACGAAGGACAAGCCAACGCGTTCGAGGTCGTCCAGTCGCTGCAAACCGACTTCGTTCCGATCTTGAAAGAGCAGTTCCCCAACGTCAGCGTTCGGTGGGAAGGCCAGCAAGAGCAAACGCAGGAATCGGTCAGCAGCCTGCTCACCGGTTTCATTGTGGCACTGCTCGCCATCTTGGTGCTGCTGGCCATTGAATTTAAATCGTATTTCCAGCCACTTTTAATCATGGCGATCATCCCTTTCGCCTTGATCGGGGCAGTACTGGGACATTGGTACCTGGGTCGTCCGTTGGAACTGTTCAGTCTGCTCGGGCTAGTCGGACTATGCGGGATCGTCGTGAACGATTCCATCGTGCTGGTCGATTTCATCAATCATCGCGTGAAGGAAGGTATTCCCCTTGGCCAGGCATTGGAAGAAGCGGGCACCCGGCGACTTCGACCAGTGCTGCTGACATCGGTGACGACAGTCGGCGGCCTGATGCCGTTGATGTTTGAAACGTCTCGACAAGCTCAGATGTTGATCCCGATGGCGACCAGTATTGCTTGCGGTTTGATGGTTAGCACCTTGCTGGTGCTGTACATGGTACCGGTCTTCTACGCGATCTATGTTCGTATTTACGAGATGACCATCGGCCCCTTCACAGCCGGTGGATCGCATTAA
- a CDS encoding HlyD family efflux transporter periplasmic adaptor subunit yields MTSLLILGGSAAIFFALGQKDKPTEKTETAPTLPLVETAVVAEHHTGIDFESDGVVVPFQEVSTPAEVDGRIAYRSPKCRIGQVIKQGELLLRIADTDYKLKVQQLEQEYNQAQANLQELKVQAAAAQGQIALAEENVEIKSREIRRYESIQTNGAVSKSQLDTARLNEHAAKTELQSKRDSLELLLAQKARLENASKLASLAIEQARLDLSRTEIRAPINGVITQDPVVQDSYVNRGEVVAVIQDFSQMEVRCSIRMNEMEWLWQSSSTTSAQTPLLSSYRFPETPATVVYETESARFEWPATLQFFDGGKLSEITRLIPCRVTVNGDAEPVVIAKRPLTISPMLMSGMFVKVIVHASPNIPLLRLPESAVRPNGVVWVVRDQKLKELPVSVAYADENDAIVYLDRTGPIAGDQVVTSPLIAPVEDSSVEIVEARP; encoded by the coding sequence GTGACCTCGCTGCTGATCCTGGGGGGAAGCGCAGCGATCTTCTTCGCATTGGGACAGAAGGACAAGCCAACTGAAAAAACGGAAACAGCCCCGACCTTGCCTCTGGTCGAGACTGCTGTCGTCGCGGAACACCACACCGGAATCGACTTCGAGTCGGACGGTGTGGTGGTTCCTTTTCAGGAAGTCTCGACGCCGGCCGAGGTCGACGGGCGAATCGCCTATCGCTCGCCAAAGTGCCGCATCGGGCAGGTCATCAAGCAAGGCGAGCTTCTCCTTCGCATTGCCGACACCGACTATAAGCTGAAGGTTCAACAACTCGAGCAGGAATATAACCAGGCCCAGGCCAACCTGCAGGAACTTAAGGTTCAAGCCGCCGCCGCCCAGGGACAGATCGCCCTGGCGGAAGAGAATGTCGAGATCAAAAGTCGCGAGATTCGTCGCTACGAATCCATTCAAACCAACGGAGCCGTTTCGAAATCGCAGCTCGATACAGCCCGTCTAAACGAACACGCGGCCAAGACTGAACTACAGTCGAAACGCGACTCTCTCGAGCTCTTGCTCGCCCAGAAGGCACGCCTTGAGAACGCCTCGAAGTTGGCCTCGCTGGCAATCGAACAAGCCCGGCTCGACCTTTCTCGTACCGAGATCCGTGCCCCGATTAATGGCGTCATTACGCAAGACCCGGTCGTCCAAGATAGTTACGTGAACCGCGGAGAAGTAGTGGCGGTGATCCAGGACTTCAGCCAAATGGAAGTGCGTTGCAGCATTCGTATGAACGAGATGGAATGGCTGTGGCAGTCTTCGTCAACCACTTCGGCTCAAACCCCACTGCTATCTTCGTACCGCTTTCCCGAGACACCGGCGACGGTGGTCTATGAAACCGAGTCGGCCCGCTTCGAATGGCCTGCGACGCTTCAATTCTTCGATGGCGGTAAACTCAGCGAGATAACCCGGTTGATACCGTGCCGTGTCACGGTCAACGGGGATGCCGAACCGGTCGTCATCGCGAAACGTCCGCTGACAATTTCGCCGATGCTGATGAGCGGCATGTTCGTCAAAGTGATCGTTCATGCGAGTCCCAACATTCCGCTGCTTCGTTTGCCCGAGTCGGCGGTACGTCCCAATGGGGTCGTCTGGGTAGTCCGCGATCAAAAGTTGAAGGAACTGCCCGTTAGTGTGGCGTATGCCGACGAGAACGACGCCATTGTCTACCTGGACCGGACAGGTCCGATTGCCGGCGACCAGGTGGTGACTTCGCCTTTGATTGCCCCTGTGGAAGATAGCTCCGTTGAAATTGTCGAGGCACGCCCATGA